The Cylindrospermopsis curvispora GIHE-G1 genome contains a region encoding:
- a CDS encoding HAD-IA family hydrolase, translated as MENPKVIFLDAVGTIFGVKGSVGEVYSQIAAEFGVTVTPEILNREFHKSFAAAPPPIFLNCDVEVIPDKEFNWWYDVVSNTFQGAGVRGKFGNFSDFFGQLYIHFGTAEPWFVYPDVPLALANWSRLGIELGVVSNFDSRIYPVLQSLGLRDYFKSITVSTQALAAKPDPKIFHIALKSHNCIPQSAWHIGDSITDDYHGARKAGLRGIWINRH; from the coding sequence ATGGAAAACCCAAAAGTGATTTTTTTAGATGCGGTAGGTACAATCTTCGGTGTCAAGGGTAGTGTGGGTGAGGTTTATAGCCAAATTGCTGCAGAATTTGGTGTCACGGTGACCCCGGAAATTTTAAATCGGGAGTTTCACAAAAGTTTTGCAGCTGCACCACCTCCCATATTCCTCAATTGTGATGTGGAAGTTATACCTGACAAGGAATTTAACTGGTGGTACGATGTTGTTTCAAACACGTTTCAGGGTGCGGGAGTACGGGGGAAATTTGGGAATTTTTCTGATTTTTTCGGTCAACTCTATATTCATTTCGGTACTGCTGAACCATGGTTTGTCTATCCTGACGTTCCCCTGGCGTTGGCCAATTGGTCAAGGTTGGGGATAGAATTGGGAGTGGTTTCTAATTTTGACTCTCGCATATACCCGGTTTTACAAAGTCTAGGTCTTAGGGACTATTTTAAGTCTATTACTGTTTCTACCCAGGCTCTTGCAGCTAAACCGGATCCAAAAATTTTTCATATAGCTTTGAAAAGTCACAATTGTATACCACAATCAGCTTGGCACATTGGTGATAGTATTACTGATGATTATCATGGCGCGAGAAAGGCTGGGTTAAGAGGTATTTGGATTAATAGGCATTGA
- a CDS encoding helicase-related protein — protein sequence MPYQLFEIPSLKGHHADVVYADPENSNAPAYSHYAFTIGASANANELMDRRGIWFSQLRPWEDLFHKFPYVREMLEQKKAYFPGGSVLNNSKDLNPTFRINTVMRLGALEILGNIFSGRITVSNKDPFPHQLALQQYMKTHQLRVKRVLIADEVGLGKTIEVGLILRDLLIAQRQIHCLYLTKGGLLDDVKQKLESLIPGMDNQSIIEVENRFVEYGKRRTDGIHIASMDAARRYVEKSDKKNLPPGIKPKIIIIDEAHHCASEDRLTNPQFIGRKRTTKAYQAAYQMITGEFWNNSNPPELVILMSATPFSSENQFINLLRLLTHRTSVIENSYSDDIYQQKLVNLLASDQSPIALIWRQQDTVRNWNNEKMFPTLTIERPNLRVSDEYLQLIKKIRRKVQEIRKNHNQRFSGFSVRQLETRLTSSTISGAIWLFRWCIKHTKWDNQTVYKQDKSDSTENLRKLIKAISQKLAVYNESIKSEHVDVSFPSDNNFTFQARAIAQPNNTIPEIYNFSKHLHEDEEEDSTFIADNGEILELTQLALELLSFTNGQPGVENAKLDWLKEMLNRDPESKFLIFTESLQTCEIIIKALPGYSGKLTGDMSLSQREDTVARLRGLGERGSNIRVLVATSAADEGFDFQTANRVIHWDLTPNPAVLMQRNGRVARLGQISDVIAYYLIIADTHEEKRERALVDRFTQMGIQDERMRLKILGLLSSEDEEKIFKDIEENKVSLIDDILKKAESAHNDMEKQLKEVQTEVKRQWVISRKELETRLEKWMELGLCSIDHKYNLNFSTKKWNRPVFENEGTVIKTTETKIATILNKKFTFDPEFNLFGQEKENIKLAGLCPWVKKEDGSEHIPLHDLDPIGCLARSLSRKVQADFTTISAKRFYGCFPDLQSQNIQYVLFVTHPLRELENNMTSNSYSYLTFYTFNSDLSHPLKEEGATGEEVYNLISLLEDDAITIASTALQEDILDMAKEAGEKISMWLKKSAKLPSLTEKNYFLPIPIALVSIIP from the coding sequence ATGCCTTATCAGTTATTTGAGATTCCTTCTCTCAAAGGTCATCATGCAGATGTAGTCTATGCAGATCCTGAAAACTCTAATGCACCCGCTTACTCTCATTACGCATTTACCATAGGCGCTAGTGCTAATGCTAATGAGCTAATGGATCGGCGTGGTATTTGGTTTAGCCAACTTCGCCCATGGGAAGATCTATTCCACAAATTTCCCTATGTCAGAGAAATGCTTGAGCAAAAAAAAGCATATTTCCCCGGTGGGAGTGTGCTTAATAATAGCAAAGATTTAAATCCTACATTCCGTATTAATACAGTCATGCGACTTGGTGCATTAGAAATCCTTGGTAACATTTTTTCGGGTCGAATTACTGTTAGTAACAAAGATCCTTTTCCTCACCAATTGGCATTACAACAGTATATGAAGACCCATCAGTTGAGAGTAAAGCGCGTACTAATTGCGGATGAGGTTGGACTGGGAAAGACTATTGAAGTTGGTCTAATACTAAGAGATTTGCTCATTGCTCAACGTCAAATTCACTGTCTTTATCTTACAAAAGGCGGGCTTTTAGATGATGTCAAGCAAAAGCTTGAATCCCTCATTCCTGGGATGGATAATCAAAGTATTATTGAAGTTGAAAACCGGTTTGTGGAATATGGTAAACGGAGAACTGATGGGATTCACATTGCCAGTATGGATGCTGCAAGACGCTATGTGGAAAAATCTGATAAAAAAAATTTACCACCAGGAATAAAACCTAAAATTATAATTATTGATGAAGCACATCATTGCGCAAGTGAAGACCGATTGACCAACCCACAGTTCATAGGACGAAAACGAACAACAAAAGCCTATCAAGCCGCTTATCAAATGATAACTGGAGAGTTCTGGAATAATTCTAATCCTCCTGAACTGGTAATTTTAATGAGTGCTACACCTTTTAGTTCTGAAAATCAATTTATTAATCTATTACGTCTTCTCACTCATCGAACCTCAGTAATTGAGAATTCATACTCAGATGATATCTATCAGCAAAAACTTGTTAACCTTTTAGCTAGCGATCAATCACCTATCGCATTAATTTGGCGACAACAAGATACCGTTCGTAATTGGAATAATGAGAAGATGTTTCCCACATTGACTATTGAACGCCCAAATCTTAGGGTCAGTGATGAATATCTACAGTTAATTAAAAAGATTCGGAGAAAAGTTCAAGAGATTCGCAAGAATCACAATCAAAGGTTTAGTGGATTTTCAGTTAGACAATTGGAAACAAGACTCACTAGTAGCACAATTAGTGGTGCAATTTGGCTGTTTAGATGGTGTATTAAACATACAAAATGGGACAACCAAACTGTCTATAAACAAGACAAATCAGATAGTACAGAAAATCTTCGTAAGCTTATTAAAGCGATTTCTCAAAAGCTTGCTGTCTACAATGAAAGCATAAAATCTGAACACGTAGATGTTTCCTTCCCCAGTGATAATAATTTTACTTTTCAAGCCAGAGCAATAGCACAACCAAATAATACCATACCTGAGATTTATAATTTTAGCAAGCATCTTCACGAAGACGAAGAAGAAGATAGCACCTTCATAGCTGACAATGGTGAAATTTTAGAATTAACACAACTTGCGCTAGAACTTTTAAGTTTTACTAATGGTCAACCCGGAGTAGAAAATGCTAAACTGGATTGGCTTAAAGAGATGCTTAATAGGGATCCCGAATCAAAATTTCTAATTTTTACTGAAAGCCTACAAACTTGTGAAATTATCATTAAGGCTCTTCCAGGATATAGTGGAAAACTAACTGGTGATATGAGCCTTTCTCAAAGAGAGGATACTGTTGCAAGGTTACGCGGTTTAGGTGAAAGAGGTTCAAATATAAGAGTATTAGTGGCAACTTCAGCTGCGGATGAAGGCTTTGATTTTCAAACGGCGAACCGCGTCATTCATTGGGATTTAACTCCAAACCCAGCAGTGCTAATGCAACGGAATGGTCGAGTTGCACGACTAGGACAAATTTCAGATGTGATTGCTTATTACCTAATTATTGCTGATACCCATGAGGAAAAGAGAGAACGAGCTCTTGTTGATCGCTTTACACAAATGGGCATTCAAGATGAAAGAATGCGGCTCAAGATTCTGGGTTTACTCAGCTCGGAAGATGAAGAGAAAATCTTTAAAGATATCGAAGAAAATAAGGTCTCACTAATTGACGATATTTTAAAGAAAGCTGAATCTGCTCATAATGACATGGAAAAACAACTAAAAGAGGTTCAAACAGAAGTGAAACGACAATGGGTAATTAGCAGGAAAGAACTAGAAACCCGCCTGGAAAAATGGATGGAATTAGGTTTATGCTCCATTGACCACAAGTATAATTTAAATTTTAGCACTAAGAAATGGAATCGTCCCGTATTTGAAAACGAAGGTACGGTAATAAAAACGACCGAAACTAAGATTGCTACCATTCTCAACAAAAAATTCACCTTCGATCCAGAATTTAACCTGTTTGGACAGGAAAAAGAAAATATCAAGCTCGCTGGTCTTTGCCCATGGGTCAAAAAAGAAGATGGGAGTGAACATATACCTCTTCATGATTTAGATCCAATAGGATGTCTTGCACGTTCTCTATCCAGAAAGGTTCAAGCTGATTTCACAACAATCTCAGCTAAAAGATTTTATGGGTGTTTTCCCGATTTACAAAGTCAAAACATTCAGTACGTTCTATTTGTCACTCATCCCTTGCGTGAGTTAGAAAATAATATGACGTCAAACTCTTATTCCTATCTGACGTTCTACACTTTCAACAGTGATCTATCTCATCCTTTAAAGGAAGAAGGTGCAACAGGAGAAGAAGTTTATAACTTAATTTCGCTGTTAGAAGATGATGCGATTACAATAGCTTCTACAGCACTCCAGGAAGATATCCTTGATATGGCAAAAGAAGCGGGAGAGAAAATAAGTATGTGGTTAAAAAAATCAGCAAAATTACCTAGTTTGACGGAAAAAAATTACTTTCTACCAATTCCAATTGCTCTTGTTTCTATTATCCCCTAA